One Lucilia cuprina isolate Lc7/37 chromosome 4, ASM2204524v1, whole genome shotgun sequence DNA segment encodes these proteins:
- the LOC111680946 gene encoding tryptophan--tRNA ligase, cytoplasmic-like: protein MSDNQVAVTEGVEAISLNPNEIEETATGVEVTVNDEQNDVVDPWNVTSSSDTGIDYDKLIKRFGSSRIDDEMIARIEKISGKPVHHLIRRGIFFSHRELNTILTLKEQGKPFYLYTGRGPSSGSLHLGHLIPFIMTKYLQETFDVPLVIQMSDDEKTLWKDLKVEAAIKLAYENAKDIIAMGFDVEKTFIFNNLTFMGQCPAMYQNVIRIQKCITFNQVKGIFGFGDSDIIGKIGFPAVQAAPALSSTFPFIFGERKVHCLIPCAIDQDPYFRMCRDVAPRLGHPKCTLIHSTFFPALQGAKSKMSASEQNSAVFLTDTPKQIKNKINKYAFSGGRTTVEEHRALGGNPDIDVAYQLLKFFLEDDAELERVRLAYSKGEMLTGELKKLAIETVTPIVEQHQTARKLVTDEKLQEFMKIRPLKFGGC from the exons ATGAGCGATAATCAAGTGGCAGTAACAGAAGGCGTTGAAGCCATAAGTCTTAATCCAAATGAAATCGAAGAGACGGCAACGGGTGTTGAGGTCACGGTTAATGATGAACAAAATGATGTGGTGGATCCATGGAATGTAACTAGTAGTAGTGATACTGGAATCGATTATGATAAATTAATAA aacgCTTTGGTTCCTCTAGAATTGATGATGAAATGATAGCACGTATAGAAAAGATAAGTGGTAAACCTGTTCATCATTTGATACGTCGTGGTATTTTCTTCTCACATCGTGAGTTAAATACCATCTTAACATTGAAGGAACAAGGTAAACCTTTTTATTTGTACACCGGTCGTGGTCCTAGTTCGGGGTCATTGCATTTGGGTCATTTGATACCATTCATAATGACAAA ATATCTTCAGGAAACATTTGATGTACCTTTGGTTATTCAAATGTCTGATGACGAAAAGACTTTGTGGAAAGATTTAAAAGTAGAAGCTGCTATAAAATTGGCATACGAAAATGCTAAAGATATAATTGCCATGGGTTTTGATGTAGAaaagacatttatttttaataatttgacaTTTATGGG CCAATGTCCAGCAATGTATCAAAATGTTATACGTATTCAAAAATGTATTACTTTTAATCAAGTAAAAGGTATTTTCGGTTTTGGTGATTCAGATATAATTGGCAAAATTGGATTTCCTGCAGTGCAGGCTGCTCCAGCTCTTTCAAGCACATTTCCTTTCATATTTGGCGAACGTAAGGTACACTGCCTAATACCTTGTGCGATCGATCAAGATCCCTATTTCCGTATGTGTCGAGATGTGGCGCCACGATTGGGTCATCCCAAATGTACCCTAATTCATTCCACATTCTTCCCTGCATTACAAGGAGCCAAGTCAAAAATGTCTGCTAGTGAACAAAACTCTGCAGTATTTTTAACGGACACAccgaaacaaattaaaaataaaattaataaatatgcattttcTGGTGGTCGTACTACCGTCGAGGAACATAGAGCATTGGGTGGTAATCCAGATATTGATGTGGCATATCAATTGCTAAAATTCTTTTTGGAAGATGATGCTGAATTAGAGAGAGTTCGTTTAGCCTACAGCAAGGGTGAAATGTTAACTGGAGAATTAAAGAAATTAGCTATTGAg ACTGTTACCCCGATTGTGGAGCAACATCAAACCGCTCGTAAATTAGTAACCGATGAAAAATTGCAAGAGTTTATGAAAATTCGTCCCTTGAAATTCGGTGGCTGTTAA